One genomic region from Phragmites australis chromosome 1, lpPhrAust1.1, whole genome shotgun sequence encodes:
- the LOC133929714 gene encoding AP3-complex subunit beta-A-like, producing MFGLQASGAAASWALGRMGTDAHLYDDPDDASIPALLDSRFDADKVDALKRLLALLAQGVDVSHLFPQVVKNVASQSLEVKKLVYLYLLHYAEKRQNEALLSINIFQKDLSDINPLVRAWALRTMAGIRLHVVAPLVLVAVKKCSRDPSAYVRKCAAYALCKLCDLLPDESTTLEEIVDILFADNSPGVVGAAAVAFKSVCPSGLALISKHFRRLCETLPDIEEWTQIILIEILLRYVVARHGLVKDSTLFASNLSMEIHGIRDSGPVDSMSTQHDTIGNGVCGTIPNIMLFRYYIEEYSGFHDREYNNLSFSSVTTNSNDDIAILLKCTSPLLWSRNTGVILAAASVHWIMAPVEELKRIVGPILFTLRSSHDAAYVMLGNILVFTKTMPSLFAPLYEDFFINASDPYQTRALKLEILTTIATEPSIPAIFEEFQDYIKDPDRKFVADTVAAIALCAQKLPSIASTCLEGLLALVFYESSISDSVHFDEEDAVLVQAILSIKAIVKMDPISHEKVIIRLVRSLDKIKEPAARSLIIWLFGEYSSKGGLIPKIVPALLKYLAWSFAADVVETKLQILNASAKVIIHSPEEHMEEFKRIVAYVIELATCDLSYDVRDRARLLSRLLSCYMTHLGSSCQPQNGDICKELADHIFYGKLQPTSHLASNYRIFLPGSLSQVVLHAAPGYAPLPKPQSMELTYKTMEPARGTANSSRSNNSDTESGSSTYESSSVYDSENESAGLSDRDAIGSDGYSNDDDHNRQRQEANHDTPLVHIYDASVEQGQTGRNAEENFSALISTDLTELMSKSALESWLDEAPAEPLVQDSTRTSFARVSFTNRSFERKHKLHVLLDSSDSNGLSVLYAFSSEVSPRSPRSRLLICIDLYFENVTTHHLTDITIKSEEVSSSEDGVDQTSEGSASIPTIVPVEEIHSLAPQQMVKMILQVHFHHHLLPLKLSVLCNGKRHPAKLHPDIAYFVRPLPMDLNAFLCKENQLNGMFEYARRCTFKGHLQKLDHTEGAEHTDKNLLVAQSLASKILSNANVHLVSMDMPLTFSVDDASGLCWRFSSEILSTSNPCLITIVAEGHISGPLDLTAKVNSEDTVFVQNLLNKVVAIIE from the exons ATGTTCGGGCTTCAGGCGAGCGGCGCGGCGGCGTCGTGGGCGCTGGGGCGGATGGGTACGGACGCACACCTCTACGATGACCCCGACGACGCCTCCATCCCCGCTCTCCTCGACTCCCGCTTCGACGCCGACAAGGTCGACGCACTCAAGCGCCTCCTCGCCCTCCTCGCCCAGGGCGTCGACGTCTCCCACCTCTTCCCGCAG GTGGTCAAGAACGTGGCGTCGCAATCGCTGGAGGTGAAGAAGCTCGTCTACCTCTATCTCCTCCATTACGCCGAGAA GCGCCAAAATGAAGCCCTTCTTTCTATCAACATTTTCCAGAAGGATTTATCAGATATAAACCCATTAGTCAGGGCTTGGGCCCTACGCACTATGGCTGGTATTAGACTACATGTTGTTGCTCCACTTGTACTGGTTGCTGTAAAGAAATGTTCCAGGGATCCATCGGCATATGTTAGAAAATGTGCTGCCTATGCACTTTGTAAGCTGTGTGACTTGCTTCCAGACGAAAGTACGACTTTGGAGGAG ATTGTTGATATTCTGTTCGCTGACAATTCCCCTGGGGTAGTGGGAGCTGCTGCTGTTGCATTTAAGTCAGTTTGTCCAAGTGGTTTAGCGTTAATATCAAAACATTTCCGGAGGCTATGTGAGACACTCCCTGATATTGAAGAATGGACTCAGATTATTCTAATTGAGATCCTCTTGCGATATGTAGTAGCTAGACACGGATTGGTGAAGGACTCCACACTTTTTGCTTCAAATTTATCTATGGAGATCCATGGCATTAGGGATTCAGGTCCTGTTGACAGCATGTCCACCCAACATGATACTATTGGCAATGGGGTTTGTGGTACTATACCAAACATCATGTTGTTTCGATATTACATCGAAGAATATTCAGGATTTCATGACAGAGAATACAATAATCTGAGCTTTTCATCTGTCACTACTAATAGCAACGATGATATTGCAATTCTTTTGAAATGTACATCCCCTCTTCTATGGAGTCGAAATACTGGAGTCATACTTGCAGCAGCAAGTGTGCATTGGATCATGGCTCCTGTTGAGGAATTGAAGAGAATTGTTGGCCCAATTTTGTTTACTCTACGGTCATCTCATGATGCAGCATATGTG ATGCTTGGCAACATACTAGTTTTCACCAAGACAATGCCATCATTGTTTGCCCCGCTCTATGAAGACTTCTTCATAAACGCTTCAGACCCATACCAGACTAGGGCTTTGAAGCTTGAAATACTGACCACTATCGCCACAGAGCCATCTATTCCAGccatttttgaagaatttcag GATTATATCAAAGATCCGGATAGGAAATTTGTGGCGGATACTGTTGCTGCTATTGCATTGTGCGCCCAGAAGCTTCCCTCTATTGCCTCCACTTGCCTTGAGGGACTTTTGGCACTTGTATTTTATG AATCATCTATTAGTGACTCGGTTCActttgatgaagaagatgctgtTTTGGTTCAAGCCATCTTGTCTATCAAAGCAATAGTGAAAATGGATCCAATATCCCATGAAAAG GTGATTATACGCTTGGTTCGCAGTCTGGACAAAATTAAGGAGCCCGCGGCACGATCCTTGATTATTTGGTTGTTTGGGGAGTATAGCTCCAAAGGAGGTCTCATTCCAAAGATAGTTCCTGCTCTTCTCAAGTATCTTGCGTGGTCCTTTGCTGCTGATGTGGTTGAAACAAAGCTTCAAATCCTAAATGCTTCTGCCAAG GTTATAATACATTCTCCAGAAGAACACATGGAAGAATTCAAAAGGATAGTTGCATATGTCATTGAGTTGGCTACATGTGACCTGAGTTATGATGTCCGTGATCGTGCTCGTTTACTATCAAGACTTTTGTCATGCTACATGACTCATCTAGGATCCTCATGTCAACCACAGAATGGCGATATTTGTAAAGAGCTAGCTGATCATATATTTTATGGGAAGTTGCAGCCAACATCTCATTTAGCAAGCAACTATCGCATATTTCTTCCAGGTTCCCTTTCGCAGGTTGTTCTTCATGCTGCTCCTGGTTATGCACCACTTCCAAAGCCTCAGAGTATGGAATTAACTTATAAGACCATGGAACCAGCCAGAGGCACAGCCAATTCTTCCAGAAGTAATAATTCTGACACTGAATCTGGATCTTCAACATATGAGAGCAGCTCTGTTTATGATTCAGAGAATGAAAGTGCTGGTTTATCTGACAGGGATGCCATTGGATCTGATGGATATTCAAATGACGATGACCATAACCGTCAGCGTCAAGAAGCTAATCATGATACTCCACTGGTACATATATATGATGCTAGTGTAGAGCAAGGCCAGACAGGTCGAAATGCTGAGGAAAATTTCTCAGCTCTGATATCTACTGATTTGACTGAGTTGATGTCTAAGTCTGCCCTGGAATCATGGCTTGATGAGGCTCCTGCTGAGCCACTTGTTCAGGATTCTACACGGACATCATTTGCCAGAGTTTCTTTTACTAATCGCAGCTTTGAGCGGAAACACAAATTGCATGTACTGTTAGACTCATCTGACAGTAATGGCTTAAGTGTTCTATATGCCTTCTCATCCGAGGTTTCACCCAGATCACCCAGATCACGCTTGCTAATATGCATAGACTTGTACTTTGAGAATGTTACAACACACCATTTAACAGATATAACCATTAAATCTGAAGAGGTTTCTAGTAGTGAGGATGGCGTGGACCAAACATCAGAAGGATCTGCAAG CATCCCCACTATTGTTCCTGTGGAAGAGATACACTCGTTGGCTCCACAACAGATGGTAAAGATGATTCTTCAGGTCCACTTCCACCACCATCTCTTGCCCCTAAAGCTGTCTGTCCTTTGCAACGGGAAAAGGCATCCAGCAAAACTTCACCCAGATATTGCTTATTTTGTACGGCCACTACCCATGGACTTAAATGCTTTCCTATGCAAGGAAAACCAGTTGAATGGCATGTTTGAGTATGCTAGAAG GTGCACCTTCAAAGGTCATCTTCAGAAGCTAGATCACACCGAGGGTGCAGAGCACACTGATAAGAACCTTCTGGTAGCCCAGAGTCTTGCATCAAAAATACTAAGCAACGCCAATGTTCACCTTGTTTCGATGGATATGCCATTAACCTTCAGCGTTGATGATGCCTCGGGCTTATGCTGGAGATTTAGCAGTGAAATTCTGAGCACTTCAAACCCTTGCCTAATTACCATTGTCGCGGAAGGACATATCTCAGGACCACTGGATCTCACTGCTAAGGTGAATTCTGAAGATACGGTGTTTGTCCAAAACCTCCTTAACAAAGTCGTGGCAATCATAGAGTGA